The sequence TGATCTGTTATTATCACGAAGTGATGATCCGGTTTTAACCTCTATTTTAGATTCTGTTGTTGATTCTGAAGAATTTCTTTCACGGGTCAGATATCTGTATGCACACCCTGAAGAGAAGAGTTTTGAAGAGATAAATCTTCGCCATGGAAGGGTATTAGAACGTTTTTCTGCCCCAATGTTTGGAGATAATGGGGAATATTATGGACGGGTCTGGTTTTTCAGGGAGATTTCTGGACGAAAACGGGCAGAACATGATCTTTTGGTAGCGTATGAACAGATTCAGGCATCTGAAGCCATGCTTCAGAAAAATTACCAAATGTTGTTATCAAATGAACAAGCGTTACGTGAGAGTGAGAAAAGGTTTCGAATCCTTTTTGAACTTGCACCGTACGCCTGTATATTGTATGACAAAAGAGGGTTCTGCCTGCTCGTAAATGACTATCATGAAAAGATTACCGGATATGTAGCAACTGAAATAGTCGGGAAAAAGGCCGAAGAATTAGATATCCTCTCCCCTGAAGACCTTCATGACATTACTCATGATTTGAACAGACAGAGATATGTGGATGGGAAGGAAGTAATTATCCGGATAAAAGACGGAACCCAGAAAACCGTGGTCATATCTGCAGTATATGTTGAATATCGGGGAGAACCTGAGATCCTCGCAACGATGGCCGATATTACTGACCGGAGGAGAGTTGAAGATTCACTCAGGCGAAGCAACGAGCAGATTACCGGGATTGCAAATACGATTCCTGGCATTGTCTTCCAGTTTAATGCAAAAGACTCTGGAGAATTCGGACTAACCTATGTGAGTTCCAGAGTTGGCGAAATCCTGGGAATTTCCGGAGAAATTTCGACCTTCCTTACACAATTCCTATCTGGTGTTGCGCCAGAGGATCAGGAACGGTTTTTATCGTCTTTAGATCAGGCGGTAAAAACAGAATCAAAATGGGAGTTTGAAGGCAGGTTCATACGATCTGACGGGCGGATTATTTATTTCCGTACTATGTCTGCTCCGGTCAGGGTGTCTGATGAATTGTTGTTTAGTGGGGTTATTCTTGATGTAACTGCTGAAAAAGAGGCAGACAATTCGTTACAGTCAGAAAGGAAGTTCTCTCAGCTGTTACTTGATATCTCACCGGTATTTATTGTTGCTATCAATGGGAAAGGGAAAACCCTGATGATGAACCGGATGCTTCTCGATGCACTGGAATATTCTGAAGACGAAGTGAAGGATAAGGATTACCTGAGCACCTTTGTCCCTGCAGAAGATCGGGAGCGTGTTTCTGACATATTCCGTCGGATTGTGAGAGATTCGTCTGCAACCCTGAATGAAAACAGGATTGTGAGTAAGTCAGGGAAGGTATACCTGGTGGAATGGCGTGGAAGACCAGTCCTTCTTCCTTCTGGGGAACTTGATTTCTTTGTTGGAATCGGGATTGATATTTCCCAGAGAAAATAGAAAAAAAAGGATTTTTTAAGAAAATTATTTCTTTCTGTACAGTTTCCCGTACACGACCTGACCCTTGGACTTGGAGTGACGCTCACCAAGGTCACCGATGTACTCGGCAAAGGTTCCCTTGTATCCGTCAACTTCCAGCTCAACATCCTGGTTGTACTTGAACCCGGGCATCATGTAATTCATGTTGCCAAAGACATAGATAGTTCCTTTGACCATCTGGCCGCCGACACGACGGTTGACGTCACCTTTTACAATGATGGTTCCGCCTTCCTGGTGGGTTCCGATGTGGACATCTGCGTTTCCTTCGACGATGAGGGTTCCACCGTTCATAAAGGTACCGATGTCACTGCCGACATTGCCTTTTACCCGGAGGACTCCGCCCTGCATACCACGCCAGTCACCACGGTAGGATGCACCGATGTAGTTCATACCGTCTCCTTCGACGATGAACTCTCCGTTCTCCATGCCAAGGCCGGAGAAGGAGTCCACATTGCCCTTGATGGTCAGTTTGCCGCCTCTCATCCATGCACCAGTGTACATGTCAGTGCTGCTGTTGACGATGACCTCTCCGGCTGACATCTTTGCGCCGATGTACTTGACTTTGCTGCAGTCACCGTTTACGACGATCTTTGTTTCTTCCGGAGTTTCGCCGATTTCACCGGCGATTTCAAAGTAGTCCCCAAGCTTGTAGCATTCTCTTCCTTCATAGACCGGAAGTGCCAGAATCTCATCCTTGCTCTTTCCTGCAAAGGAATCGGGGGTGATACAGTCTGCTTCAAGATATAACGTCGGGGCAGTTTTCAGATTGATTGTTGCGATCTTCATTCCTGATTCCTCACACATTTGCCTTGGTTTCGATGACGAACGGGTTCGGTGCGTATGAATCCGGAACCTCGTAGTTTGCCTGCGTTACAGTGTAATACCGGAGGAATTTCTCCCTGACATCACGGGTAACCTGCTTGCTCTCCGGTGCTTTTGCATCAACCCAGAAGGTCTTCTTGGTGCCTGCATGAACAATCTGACCGTCCTGGCAGACGATCTCTCCATTCTTGATGAAGTATGCACTGTTCGAGAAGGCTTTCTCAATCTCTTCTGGATCGGTTGGCATCTTGGCCGGGTTGAGGTCGTAGATGGCAACATCTGCATTCATACCTGAAGCAAGACCTCCCATCATGTTTGAAAGACCAAGGGCCTTTGCCGGACCAGCACGGGTCATCTGTGAAAGCTCAAAGAGCGTGATTTCACGGTCAAGTTCGTTCAGGATGGTTGCGTCTGCTACCTTGCCACTGTTTTTGAAGGCGGCCATCTGCTCATCACGGGTCTTCTTGCACATAAGCCACTTGAATACCCGTGGGTACCGGGTGAACGGACCAGCGTTCGGATGGTCGGTGGTGATCATGGTCCGCATTGGATCCGTTGCAAGAAGGGCAAGTTCAAGACCGACTGCCCACTGGACGGCACAGGGGAAGACGTTCGGGCTGTAGATGAACGGAACAACTCCGGAACCGGTCTCAAGTTCGACGTCCACGTTACACCACTTGAGGTGGTTTAATGCACTGAGGTGGTGTTCAAACGGACCGTCGGCGGTCATGGTGGTTGTCTCATCAAGGGTCACATTTCCGGTATCAAAGGTGAGTTCGGGATGTGCATTGACGTAGTTCATGATCTCCTTGGAGTTTGAACAAAAGTCTCCCCAGCTGGAACCGCCATAGGAGTGGAACTGCAGGTGAGTCAGGTGCATAACCTGTTCACGGTTAAAGGTGTTCTTTGCCTTGTACCCGGCTGCAAGTTTCATCGTGTCGATGGTTGTTGGTGCATTGCCCGGGTCTCCAAGCATATTTCCATGGATGTGAATGGAGTGTGGCAGACCAAGGTATTCATTGGTCTCAATAAGACCCTTGATGATCTCTGACGGTGTGATGTCAAAGAACGGAACCTCATCATTGATGCCAAGACAGTTCAGACCCCATCCCCATGCTTCTGTGCCACCGGGGTTGACGATCTTGATACCATATCCCTTGGTTACCTTGAGAAGCCAGGCAGTATATGCTGCAGTCTTTTCGATATCGTGTTCCTTTAGGTATTCAAAGACGAACCAGTTGTTTCCAAACACCGGAAGTGCTGCTTCATCGATGATTGGAGTATCCTTGATCTCTTCATGGACATGCCGTGCATAGAGCGGTGGCATGGCTGCTTCCATGGTAAATCCGTACCCCATACGGGCGTATGAGTATCCGGTTCTGAATACGGACGGAATTGAGAAACCCTGCTCCATTCTGGTGGTCTGCTTGACGATACCGCCCCGCATCTCACCACGGATCATCTTGTCTTCTGGTCTGAACCATCGGCCAAGGTTGACTTTTGGTCCTGCAACGTGGGCATGGATATCAAGTGCACCGGCCATGACGGTCTTTCCGGATGCATCGATAGTCTTTGCCTTGGATGAGACCTTGTCTACAATTTTGCCATCCTTGATGGCGATATCGGCCTTGTCTCCTTTTACGCCACTGACAACATCAAAGACATGACCGTTCTTGATCAGTATTTCACTCATTTACGCATCCCCCATGATTTCACAGAGCCGGTCGTATACCTTCTCAAGAAGCTCCTCATCGGTGAGCATTCCTTCTGGAGGTTCGACGACTTTCCGGCATGCAATCGGGACGTTGTCCATACGATAGGCACAACCTTCGACTTCAACACCGACAAGAGCGACCGGGATGTGAACATCGGAGATCTCGGTTGTCAGGTTGATATGTGGGTCAATACAGACCGATGGAATCTGGGCCATATGTCTGGTTGCTTCAATTGGGAAGTGTGCACCGATATCAGATGCGATACAGATACAGGCATCGACTTCCTTTCTCCGAAGCAGGTCAACAGAGGATGTCTCACCAGGGTTGTACCGGGCATGGGTCCGGCGGGTGAGGTCAACACAGTACGGGAATCCATACTGCCATGAGAGAACCTGTCCTGAACCGGTAACGTTCCAGTGTCCTCTCATTGCTATGATGGAAAACTTGGTAAAGTCGTTTAAGTCACGGGTGAGGTTGATTGCGATATCGATATTGTGGTTTCTTCCAAGGGTGTGAGTCAGACCCATACCGAAGAAGATGACACCGAACCGTCCTTCTTTTAAGGTATTTACTGCGGATATGATCTTTTCCTTCGGGACTCCACCGACGACATCAGGAATTGGCTGTCCACGGGCAACCGTTCTGAATGCATCAAGGAGTTCGTAGTCGTATCCCTGTTCTATCTGGATGAATTCATCGGCACATTTTGCTGTGTCGGTGTACCGGCAGTCAACACAGATGATCTTTCTTCCCTTGTGACCCTTGGTGGTGAAGAATCCACGGGGGAAGATAGAGTATCGGGACATGTGACGGGGGTGAGCATGGGCCGGGTTACATCCCCAGAACACGATACGGTCTGCACGGTTCTTGACTTCTCCTAAGGTACAGCTTGGGACACCAACGTCCTGGATTGCAAGCAGTGAAGAGCCGTGACAGACGGTTGCACAGTTATCAACGATGGTTCCTGCTTTTTCTGCAACCTTGTGACCGATTGCCATTGCCTCACAGCTGGTTGAAGCCCATCCATACCAGAGGGTCTTTTTGGCTTTTGCCAGCATCTGTGCGGTGTATTCAATAGCTTCATCGTATGAGATCTCTTTATAGGATCCGTCTGGCTGGCGTTTTCTTGGACGGGTTACCCGGCCTTCCTTCCGTACGTGAAGGAATTTTTCAGAGCCGATTGCACAGGCGTTCTGACAATCAATAATTTCTTTCCCGTCATCAGAAACCGTGATCTCAAGATCATCACACAGGGTTCCGCAAAATGGACAGGTAACATCGGTTACTACTTTAGACATGTATTACTCCCTTGCCGGTGGTTTTCTATCTTCGCCATAACAAAGGGTCTGGATCAGTTCAACTGCTTCCATTACCTTCTCTTTTTCAGCGGGCTCGATATCTACAGGAAATCCCTTAAAGCAGGGTTCTCCGGTGGAGTAGGTATATGCAGAGACAAGTGCATTTGCCCAGGGTCCCATGGGGAGCATTGCAAGACCTGGAACAACGTCTTCACGGGTCCGGACTGCCTTAACCACGATGGTACCATCTTTGCTGGTGACCCGGACATTGGTATTTGCCATGATTCCTGCTTTTTTCATATCATCCTCGTGCATGTGAATGATTGAAGCAGCGTCATAGTACTTCTTGGAAGTCTTTCCTGTCTCCATAGCAACTCCTTGCTGAATGGTTCGACAGGTAATAAGATTCAACGTAATCTTGTTTGTCATTCATCTCCTCCGTTTCCCAAATTCTACGCTTGAATTCAGGAATCATCAGAAGCGATCATTCCGATGAAAGACGGTCACACGAACCTGGGTTCCAGATTCTTGTGGTACGAACGTGGGGATCAGCATGCACCAATGGTTAGTATGAGAAGACTGGTGATGGGATATCGGGAGTATCCCACCATTCAGGTTTCCATCCATGGTCCTGACCCGAACAGGCACCACTTGTCAACCGAACAAGTAACGGTCAACGTGGGGATAATAAAGGATTTGGGTTCATCATGCCTCCATTTTGAGATGAGGCGAAAGAGTCTCTTTTAAAGGTTTCGGAGTTATCCGGCAAGTTGGGCATCATGACCCGGAAGGAGAGAGATGAGTTTGTGACCGAAGGTTTGGTGATGATTAGGCAAAATTTTTTTGTGCCCATTGATTAGGACTACAATGTGTGCTCATATCTGATTAAACAGGTAATATCTGACAATTCACAATGCCTAAATTGCATATGATCGCATTTACGTCCTGAATACCATTCCTGATAAGATAGGCACTAACCCAAAAAACTCTGAAAAAGAGCATGATGTGAAAAGCGCAATCTTAGAAGATTAGAAGTGGAATAATCTTGATTTGAGCATAATTATATATATCTGATTATGGAGAAGCTTACGTCAATTAATTTGAATGATTTAACAATAATCTTGGATGTACGAAGTAAGGTTGCCAACAGAAAATATATGATCCTGTCTCTTTTTTTTACTTTACAAAAGGCGTTTATCCATGATTCCTGTTTTTTTCATGATCATTTTTGGAAAATAAGAGATCTATTCTGGTCTGTTCAAACAGTAAAACTGACAGGCATCAGAAGAAAAAATGCATAATTGTGGGCAATTTGTATTGCGCCGGGCAATAATCCGGTTATTCTCGGGGAACAAATAATCCTTTTTTCTGGATGGATATTTTACATTCCGGACATACCCAGGTTTTGGGAAGCTTTTCAAAGGGCGTTCCCGGAGGAATATTCTGGGTTTTATCACCTTTTTCTGGATCATATACATATGCACATTCCAGACACTGCCATTTTGTCATATTCATACATTCTTCCGGAATGATATAAAAAATGAGGTCACAGGTACTCTGATCCTTCTGATTCAGCTGGTGGCCACTCCCTTTTTTCTGCATATTGTTCCCGGATCTCTTTCTTGAACTGGTTAAATTCAAGTTCATCAAGTTGTTCCGGCAGGAGTACATCACTGGAAGCGAGCTCATAGACCCATTTTATTATTTTACCGACGATTTCAAGGACCGTTTCAGGATCTGATACGGTAACCAGTTCACGTCCTACTTTCGGATGTCGGCCTCTTCTTCCCCCGACGGTGATCCGGTATCGTGGCTCACTCCCCCTTAAAACATCAAACGGACAGGGCATAACACACATACCGCATTCCATACAGAGTTTTTTGTCTAGTTCAACCTGTCCACGCCTGATTATGATTGCATTTTCCCTGCAGTATTTCTGGCAGGTCCCACACCCGGTACAGAGTTCCTGGTCACGATTGGGTTCCCTGACTCCGGTGATGCCGATCTCATTCATCCGCTCACTTGAACATCCGTTCGGGCATGCTGATATCGCAATTCGGACCTTTACCGGCATCTCTTTCCCAAAAAATCGTTCATCTATCTTTTTTGCAAGTGCCAGGGAGTCAATATTTGCATATTTACAGTGGTCAGTTCCCATACAGGCTGTGACATTCACTATCTCCTGCCGTTCTGAACCAAGCGGAGTTCCGTTATCCTTGAGTGCAGTCAGCATTGGAACAATGCGGCTTGGATCAACGCCAGGGATCTCGATGGTCTGCCGTACCGTGAGATGAACCCGGCCATCGCCATACGTTCTGGCTATTTTTCCAATACCGATGGTCTGTTCAGGAGTAAGCATTCCGGCTGGTATCCTGAGGCGGATGATGCACCGCTCTGGATCACGTTCGGTGATGATACCTCCACGGGAGTACAAACGGGGATCTACGTCCATTATATCATTCATGTACGGTAGGACTACATAAGTGGATAGGGAAGCTGAATTTAACCACTATATTAACTTTAAAAAGTGCCTAACCAGAACAACGCGATAGATTTATTGTATGAAGGCCAGACCTCTTTATACATGGCAAATATGTCTGAACACATGGAGGCGTTCTTCGGGGTGAACCTTGAAGAGAAATATGTCGACACGCTCCGTGAACTGGATGAATATGTGGATGATATAAAAGATATCTCGAAGACTCTGCGGGAACTGACAAAAAAAGTCGACGATAATGAAATTATCCGAACCCTGAATGAAAATCGGAATGTTCTCTTTGATATTGCCCAGCAGATACGTGACATCAAATATTTTCATGAGTTCTATTTCAAGGAAGATAGCGGGGTTCGGCATATTACAAGAGAACGTGACACCTACATGTTATTGTACCAGATCATGAAATGGGATACCATCGATGTCCGGGATCTTCTCGTATGGCTCAATAATCTCAGAGAACTGTGTGACGCCATCGGTCTTCGGCCAGAAGATCTGGTGAACTTTAGGCGTCTTGATACGCAGCCCATTCCTGAAGACATTGCATCATATCCGGTCCTGGTCAAAGATAAACGTGGATACTGCCTGACCGGAGAGAAATGGAATGTTGTCATGCATGAAGATGAGATCCGGGATGAGATGGAAGAGAGATTCACGAGCGAAGGAATAGAACAGGACAAAAACCGCGTTCATCCGGGTGGTCCAGAAAATTTCGTTCGATATTGTGAAAAATGAGAGGACCTGGGTGAGTCTTCAGGCCCGGTTTTTATGTATCATGGTGTGATATCGTAATGAGTAAATCATTACCGGATTCTTCTTTTTCCATTGATAGATGAAATCGTTTGTTTATTCCTTCAACCTGGGCATATTGTTTCCTGGTGAGCATGATCTTTTTTACTTCGCCCCGTTTCAGTCGTTTCATGAGAAGAGAGAGCTGAATCGAGACATTGGTGCATGTTTCATCCCGTAAATCCCTCATCGAGCAATCAACATTACCATATAAGCACTCTGACATGATATCCTCCGGTTATTAATTTGTTCATGAGTGACGCGATTTCATCAGGTCCGAACACCTGAAAATCCGGGACCTCATAGTCTGTATGAATCCCTCTTTCTGATAACGAGCGTTCAAGTACGGCATATTCAAGCAGCCCTGGTATGGCAGTCGCTTCAATAACTCCGTGGATATCACGGACGGTTCCTGAAAACCGGCTATCCGGGGCTGGTATGAAGCAGTAGGCACCCTCCTCTGCAAAGATAACATATGTTGGAATGTCTTTTCCTGCGAGTGCCACGGCGAAGGATATGGCTCCAAAGGTATGTTCTGTTCCATATGGTGTTCCGGTTATCACCATGACATATGCTTCTTCCCCGGTTCCTGGAATATCCATGCAGTCTGCACTCAGGACAATTTCAGAAGATGAAAAGAGCGGGATCAGCTGTGACAATCCGGAGACTTCTACTTCTTTTCGAAAACAGGGTGCTACTTTATCTTCAAGAGGTCCCGGATGGAGATATCCACGTGCCTGACTGCATCGCTGACAGGCGGTAATATTGAAAGATATCCCGGTTTCAATCGCTTTCTGCTGAATTTGATCAAGACCGTGTTCTATATTTTCAAATTCAGTTGTCACCTGGTTTGTATGGCATAAATGGACCCCGTCCAGGTAGAGAATAACAGAGAGCGGGATGGATAACGAGACCGCCTGGTCAACACATGCGAGAAACTGATCGGTATGACGATGCATATAGGGGCTGTAGAGGTGGAGAAATCCTGCAGAAGAGACCGGGATATGTTCTTCTTTGAAAAACAGAACCTTCAGATTTCCTTTATTTATTGGACCAGGTTCTATTGGCCTGGTAAGAAGACCCATATCGGCAAGGTCATCGGTTTCTGCAATAATCTGAACTCCCGGCCTTTTCCCAAGTTCCTCCCACATAGGTGCAGTTTCAGGGTGGACCAGGCTGTACAGGGCATCCCCACACAGGTAAAACGTAATTTTGGAATTTGTATCTGAATCAGACGAGGTTGTGTGTGAAGGTGTCAGCATCTGCAACCAGAGCAGCCGCTCTTTTGAGACATGGCTGGAGAGCAGTGCTTTGACCGTCGGGTATGATATCTGTGGTGTTTTCACTCAATCGCCAAAAATTATTTTTTTATGGATAATTCCCAGAGTCCTGGTTCACTTGACTGAACAGAACAGATAAATCCGTTCATCTTGGCAAATGCAGGAATTGAATCTTTTGCTGCAGGAGGATGATCGCTGACAACAATCAGTTCATCCCCGGCCTTCATCTCGTCAAGAGCGGTTTTTACTTTCAATACACAAAACGGGCATACGACGCCTTTAATATCAAGTTTTTTCTGAACCATGTTAAAGCCCCACTGATTTCATGAGTCCGACAACAAATCCTGCCGTGATAAGGTAGAATATGACACTTCCAACCGCCATACCAATCACAAACCAGAGCGATTTCATGCTTCCTTCAGCGGTCATGACAAATTGTCTGAGCGGACAACCACCGACATATACACCGATTACTCCCATTCCGATGCCTCCGATCACTGCCAGGATGATATAAGCCATCTGCGAAAGATCTGCCGGTGCTCCTGGAACTGCTGATAATACTCCTTTTGTCACCAGCCAGGGGAAGTTCTCAAATGCCATGGGAGTAATCAGGTGGAAGATGAAAAACGCCACAATGGCACTTACGATCATGGCAATGAATCCATTCAGCAGGCGGGTGTGCCTGAACATGATGTAATCACGAAAACCACCAATTGCACAAAATCCGGTTTTCTGTGCAAAGTATCCGATGATACAGCCAGATACCAGGGTGATGAACGGAACAAGAATAATTGCAAGTTCTTTTGAAATCCATCCTGCTGCCATTAGTTCCCTCCTTTAAACGAGCGGGTGATCAGAGCAAGAGCCAGCCATACTCCGACGACGATTCCAATTATTCCAAAGAGTGCAACAACATCACCATACCCAAGCCGTAATGCAGCCCGGTACGGACAGGCACCAAACAGAAGGCCAAACTGCATCAGGAGCACGCCTCCGATGAAATAAACCAGAATGTCCTTTACCTGTGCATGTTTTATTCTAAATTCCCTGCTCATCTTGGCAGCAATAACTCCACCGATGAGCACTCCTATCATGGTCAGCACCGGAAGAATCGCAGCCTTGGAAATGGGTGCCAGACCATAGTTTGTGCCTAACACTATGTTCAGAATTCCATTCACCAGGTCACGGGTATGACAGAGTGCACAAAACCCGTATGCCTCTGGTCCTCCGGCAGAAATGGTCAGCGCCTGAACAATTGCCGCAAGAAATCCGATAATTACTCCGAGAATAATCGGCCCTTTCTGACCTTCTAATATTTTTTTATGTTCGTTCATGAAACACCTAGGATCTCGTAACGGTCAGGTCGAGCGGGATTGCATGTTTGATCGTATACATCGCCATGCACCCTGCCAATGCAGCTTGTCTCAGCTCTTCTACTTCAGCATCTGAAGCGTCTGTTTCGACATCAAAAAAGACTCGGTATGCAGAGATGAGGGGTTCTTCTCCCAGATTAAACTGTTTTAAATAGTTCAGGTCGGCCTCAATCTTTGCTTTCAGTGATTTAACTGCAATTTTTTTCTTTTCTGCTGCAGTCATGAAGGTAGAACTGACACACCCGACCATCCAGAAAAGACCGTAGGCCATCGGACTTGGAAACGGACCGGGGCCTGAAAAATTTGGGTGTGACAAAGAAAATGTGACGGAGCCCTTGTTCGTCTTTGTTTCCGCTGAAAACTGGGGTCCTGATTCTTCATATAGCCAGGTGCCCTCCATTTTCGTCGTGAATTTAGCTTCTTCCTTATTCTTCAGGATCTCAGCCTCATATTCATCCACCTGTTCCAGGTCAATATTATTGAGTGACATTGTTTCACAATTGTTTCAAAAATCATGGGATAAATATATTTTATAAAAAAGTTAACCATTAAAATATCAAACGAAATAAGTTGTTTTAATACTTTAACGCAATACAAGCACATATGAGACAATTAGTGCCTAATTCATATAAAAAGAAAACAATGCTGACAGCCTTACTATGAAATCCTTCATTCGAAAAAAAAAGATTAAAGGGCATGAGTACCTCTATGAGATTACCCCGTATTATGATCCGGATACCGGTAAATGGCGGCAGAAAACGAAATACCTGGGAAAAAATATAGACGGGGAACCGGTTAAGAAAGACCGGGGAGGGAAAATCGGGCAGGTTTTTGAATTTGGGGAATATATTCCTGCTTATTGGGCCGTAAAAACGCATAAAGTAATTGAAGCATTGCTCTCATCATGTTCTCCCGATGAAACAGCAACGATCATTTTACTCACAATTAACAGGCTCATACATCCGTGTCCGCCATCGAATCTTGCAACCTGGCTGGAAAGCACGTACCTGTCCAGGCTCATTCCTGGTGCAGAGTTTAATGAAGCAGATCTGCTCCTTGTTCTCCAGAAAATCTCTGACCGACCGGTTGCTGAAGTTTTTTCCAGGATGTTTGCATCAATTAATGATCTGTCTGGGAGAAGAGTCCTCTTTACGCTCCGGTTACATGATATCGCTGAACTGATGAAGGAGAAAGGGAGCGGGCTTTTTTCAGATGAAATACTGGAGCGGGAACTTGGAGTCCGTATCCACTACGATCCAGAAAAGCAAATTATTGCCGGTTTTGATGCATTTCAGTTTCAACGTGCTGTAATTGAGGATACTATTGATCAGGTTGCTTCTCGGAAGATTCCAGATGGAATCATTGTTCCTCACTGGGATTATCTCTCCCCGTCTCTCATGCTCAGAATTGTTAATGCAGGTTGTTCGTTTATTACCAGGACCGATGCCTCTTATGGGCCAGTATTAAAACATGTCTTAGCCTGGGGAGAGCAGATGGATCACCCCGCAAATATCCGGTATTATCGGGGTGAAGCCTGTTATATTCGTCCTTTTTCTATTTCATATGGGAAGAATCAGGTTCATGGGTACATCCTCCATGATATCAGAAGGGAACAGGCAGATCGGCTTGCATTCCATAAAAATCTTCAGAATATTCGAGATCTAGTACAGGAAACAAAGGAATATCCTGGAACAATTGAAGAGCTTCTCAATGAAAGTGCCGGATCATTCCGGAAATATTTCATCATCGATAAAACTCGTGGCAGTCCTTCAATACGGACTGACCAGGAAGAAGTTCACCAGGCAAACAAAAGACTCGGGCGCACCTGTGTTCTTTACCGGGGTGAATTCTCATGGGAAGAGTGCTTTACGCTCGCGGATATGAGAGGAAACCTTGAGCAACAGATGAGTTCATTCATATCTCAACTTGAACGTGATTTTAAAGGGTATCGTATCGAACGGATCCGAAAAGGGATTTTTTTCATCTGTTTCCTGGCGGTCCTTATCAAGGAACTTATTGTAAATCGGCTATCCTCTGCCCAAATCCCTGAAGTGCCCTCATTTGAAGCTTTATTGACCGAGTTACGTCCGATTTATGTCATAAAATCCTATCAGCCTTCAATATTCCCGTACCGGTTATCAAAAACCCAAAAAACGGTTCTTTCATACTTTGGTGGGATTCCTCCCCTGAAAGGGGATTAAACTCTTTACTGAACCTCCAACCGCTAATCTTGTTATAGAAATCTGAAAAATATTGGTAATAGTTTGCTAAAAATTTATACTGGGATTACCATTCAGCATGGTAAGTAATCATAGTTATATCTTCAATAAAAGAAAATAAATCTCATTAATTTTCCTTGTTTACAGTGCCTAATAGAAATAGTTTTATGATGAAATTAATTCATGATTTATATTGGCATTTTATGTCCTATATAAGTTTTAAAGAGAATAAATTGATATAAATGAATCTTGGATGGGTAGGAGAATTCAATTGATTATCA comes from Methanospirillum hungatei and encodes:
- a CDS encoding YeeE/YedE thiosulfate transporter family protein encodes the protein MAAGWISKELAIILVPFITLVSGCIIGYFAQKTGFCAIGGFRDYIMFRHTRLLNGFIAMIVSAIVAFFIFHLITPMAFENFPWLVTKGVLSAVPGAPADLSQMAYIILAVIGGIGMGVIGVYVGGCPLRQFVMTAEGSMKSLWFVIGMAVGSVIFYLITAGFVVGLMKSVGL
- a CDS encoding YeeE/YedE thiosulfate transporter family protein; translated protein: MNEHKKILEGQKGPIILGVIIGFLAAIVQALTISAGGPEAYGFCALCHTRDLVNGILNIVLGTNYGLAPISKAAILPVLTMIGVLIGGVIAAKMSREFRIKHAQVKDILVYFIGGVLLMQFGLLFGACPYRAALRLGYGDVVALFGIIGIVVGVWLALALITRSFKGGN
- a CDS encoding OsmC family protein, with protein sequence MSLNNIDLEQVDEYEAEILKNKEEAKFTTKMEGTWLYEESGPQFSAETKTNKGSVTFSLSHPNFSGPGPFPSPMAYGLFWMVGCVSSTFMTAAEKKKIAVKSLKAKIEADLNYLKQFNLGEEPLISAYRVFFDVETDASDAEVEELRQAALAGCMAMYTIKHAIPLDLTVTRS